From the Alteromonas sp. CI.11.F.A3 genome, the window TACTCACCGTTATCCACACTACTTGGAATAATGCCACCAAGCTGGTTAGTGCTTAGCGAACTAGATTCGGCGTAAGTGGCGTAAGGCACAAAACCTGATTCCATCTTGTACGACATGCTCACGTTGTAACTAAACGCAGATTCGGTATCGGTATGCACTTCGCCATCGCCAAAAGGAATGCCTAACAAGGAAATGGCTTGGTCTTCAGATTCAACATCGAAATAATCGTACCTAGCGCCAAGCAAGATACTCCAAGACTCTAGCGTAATATCGGCAATATAAAACAGGCCCGCGTTAAGCATGGTAGAAACTTGTTCTTCGTTGTAGTTTCTTCTTACTGTGCCATCAATGCCGGTAGGGTTACCGTCTTCATCGTAAATAATGGTGGCATCTTCATAGGGGTCATCTACCGCCCAATCAATTCTATCGTCAGGGGTTGGCCCTACGATAATATCTCGAAAATCGAAAGTTTCGTCGTAGTACGCATGGTTGTAGTCAAGATCTTCGTTACGAATACTAATGCCGGTAATATGCTGAATAGTGGCATTATCGTGGAAAGTTTCGAAGTTTAGGCTCGACCTGAACTCCATGGCTTCGGCCCCAGGATAATCAGCAGTAAAGCCCCAGCTCTGGAACTTGGTGTGATCCATGTAATCGTAATAAAACTGGTTTTTCCACGTCATGTCGTCAGACAAATAGGTCGTAAAGTCTAAGTACGCAGTGAATGCTGTTGAGTCGGCAAAATCAATGTCGTCTATAAAGGTTGTTTTATGATCGATTTGAGCGGTACCAGGGTTACTGAGCGCATAAGCATTTTCAATACCGTCAGCCACTCCTGGGCAAGAAAGCAGCATAGCGTTATAGGTGTAGTTACTGTTATCTGCCGTGCCTGGGCTACAAAAGGTGCCTACGCCTGAAAACGACGAGTTAATGAAGTAAGGCGCAAATGGCGAGATAAAACCCGATTCTTGAGGCAGTAGTCTATCTGCCCCAATAGGGTTATCTGAATTCTTAGCCACGGGTGCACCTGTAATGTAGGTGCCATTATCAATTAAGTCTTGGGTTACCCGGTTCCAGCCTGGCACTTGAATGGCATCAGAGGTTTGGTATTGAAACCCAAATTCCATCAAAGTGTTATCGGTTAAATCGACATCTAGCGCCACCTGTACAATTTCATTCGTTGGTTCGTAGTTATCGTAATAAGAGCCTGAATCTTCTGCTTCAGCAAAAATGTACACGCCTGCTTGTTTATCGCCAAGCATGAAAGGCGTACCGCCCTCTACAGCAAGAATTTTTTGATCGTATGTGCCAAGGGTTAAGTGAATTTCGCCGGTGGCTTCATCAAAGTATTTAGTGGCATCTGATTTTGCCGATTTTGGTGAGTAATTTAACTGCCCGCCTACGCTACCATTTCCATATAAAGGGCTAACCGGCCCGCGCATCACTTCCAACCCTTTTGCCCCACGAATATTAGTTTTAAACGCACCTGGGTTGGCAATTCGCCTAAAGCCACGAAAGTAGTTATCGGCCGATTCACCACGAATATCCATGGCGCCTTGAATACCAAAAAACGAGCTGGTGAAGGCTCCAGGGGTGATGCGGACTAAATCATCCACCGAGCGCAATCCGTAAGCTTCTATTAGGTCTGAACTAATATCGGTAACCGATCGGGGTGTTTCTACTAACGACTTGTCTAAACCAAATGCGCTTTTCGATTCTATCGGAATGAGTGAGTTAAGGTCTTTTACCCCAGTAATTGAAATGGTTTCCATGTCTTCATCACTCGGTGGTTCTTGTGCCAAGGTAGCACTCGAGTATGAAGCAAAGAGCGAAAGCATCGTTAAGTAGAGGGTTTTATGCGTAAATGTTTTCATTGAGCTGCCTAGTGTGTGTTATCGCGCTATGCGCTTCTTTAGTTATGTATTAAATCGTTCACGCCTTTATTGCTTTAATTGGTGGGCGTATACAGTTTGGTTGTTGTAATGCACGGCTCAACAAGGCAATTTTTCTAGTTGTGTTAGTCGAACTTTTATTTCGACTGTTGTTTGATTTTTTCTACTGACGGTGACAGCGAAGCATCAGTGTTTTCTGGTTTCGTAACTTTATTCTCTGGAATTAAAATACTCATAATAATGGCGGTAAAGCCCGCAGATGTGACCGAGGAGGACAGCACGTTTTTAAAGGCTACAGGTAAGCCTTGTATAGCATCGGGTACCATCAGCACTCCTAACCCAGTGCCTAGCGAGGTCGCGATAATAAGTGACTTTCGACGATCGATAGGCTCGCTAGCCAATATCTTAATACCGCCTACGGCAATGGTGGCGAACATAACCAGTGTTGCACCGCCAAGTACGGGTTTAGGCATTAATTGAAGTGCGCCGCCGATAATGGGAAACAAGCCTAAAATGACTAGCATGGCCGCCACATAAAAGCCCACATGCCGGCTTGCTACGCCGGTTAATTGAATAGCGGCATTGTTCTGCCCGAATGTGGTATTCGGAAAAGTATTAAATATGGCGGCAATGGCCGAATTAACGCCGTCGGCCAAAATACCGCCTTTAATTCTCTTTATATATTTAGGGCCTTTTATCGGTAAGCCACAAAATAAGCTATTAGCGGTAAGATCGCCGGAGGTTTCCAGTGCGGTAAGAAAATAAATAAGCGCAATGGGAATAAATATATCGAGGTTAAAATTGATTCCATACTTAAAAGGAACCGGAATACTGACAATAGGTTGTTCGGCTAAACTAGAAAATGAAACCCAGCCTAAAATAGAGGCCACGATAGTGCCCAGAATCATACCTATCATGATGCCGGACAGCCTTACCCAAGGATTGCTAGAAACATTAAGCGCTATAATAGTCACTAGGACAAATAGCCCAAGCGCAAGGTTTTCTATACTGCCAAAGTTCGTGCTACCAAACCCGCCAGCTAAATCAGTGATGCCTACCTTTATAAGGCTAATACCAATAGTAGTAATAACAATCCCCGTGGTTAATGGTGTTATTACCCGCTTAATTTTATTGATAAACAAACTGACGATAATTTCGATGAAAGCACCGATAAAACAAACGCCCAGCAGAGTAGAAAGTATTTCTTCTTTGCTGCCTCCGTTAGCTTTAATAGACAGCCCGGCTATTAATAACGCGCTAATGAACGCAAAGCTGGTGCCTTGTACTGCAATTAAGCCGCAGCCGACTGGGCCAAAGGTTTTTGCTTGAATAAAAGTCGCAACGCCTGAAACAAACAGCGACATACTAATAAGATAGGGGATTTCGGATTCAAGCCCTAAAGCAGTGCCAATAATCAGCGACGGGGTAATAATACCTACGAAGCAAGCTAATATATGTTGCAACGCGGCAGTAATAGATTGGTTTACTGTTGGAATGTCGTCTAATGCAAATAAGACATCGGTATTTGGTTTCATTAAGTCCCTTTATAAACCAATTATCGCTACAAGGTTGTGATTACGGATTTACATGCACAATATCGCTATGCAAGAAATTAACCTTTTATGGTTTTTAATTTATCTAAAAACTCTATTTTTTATTAAAGTGATGTTAAGGGTATGAAATTTAAGTTTTTTATTACGTTATTTTTTGGTGATAAGGATAATGCAGAGTGTTGAACGGTATTTAAAAGGTAGCTGGAAGTTAGTAAAGGGCGGGTTTGGTGATCATTTTAGTGCATTCGATGAATTAGATTTTAGAAAGATAAATCGAGATTATTATACTTTAGTCTAGTTTTTAATTGGCACAAATATTAAAAAAGGGCTTGTTATAAAAGCCCTTTTTTTAAATTTAGTAAAGATTATATCGTACTGGAAATATTACTCATCTTGGGTGTTAAGCCAATCCATTTGATGGCCAGCACGACGCTTTCTATTTAAAATATCTTCCAATAATGGAGTAAGAATAAGCTCCATCGCTAACCCCATTTTACCGCCCGGAACTACAAGTGTGTTAATACGCGACATAAACGCGCCATCAATCATTTGAAGTAGATAAGGGTAGTCAACATGCTTCATTTCACGCCTAAAGCGTACCACAACAAAGCTTTCATCTTGTGTAGGTATTTCACGAGCACTGAAAGGGTTTGAGGTATCTACAGTAGGTACACGTTGAAAGTTAACATGGGTTTGCGAGAACTGAGGCGTGATGTACTGGAAATAATCATCTAGCCCACGGACAATGCTGCTCATTACCGCTTCACGAGAATGGCCTCGGTCGGTGGTATCGCGCACAATTTTTTGAATCCACTCAAGATTAACGATGGGAACCATGCCTACCAATAAATCCACATGCTTGGCCACATCATTCTCTTCGGTTTTTACGCCGCCATGTAAGCCTTCATAAAACAGTAAATCGGTATTTTGTGGTAAATCTTGCCATGGCGTAAAGGTCCCCGGCATTTGATTAAATGGCACGGCTTCATCAAATGTGTGCAGGTACTGGCGAAATTGGCCTGAACCAGAGCTTCCGTATTCTCTAAATAGGGTTTCGAGAAGTTCGAAATCGTTGGCCTTCGGGCCAAAGTAACTAATATGTCGGCCCTGTTCTTGGGCTTTGCGAATTTCCACTTCCATTTCCGGGCGAGTAAATCGGTGGAAACTGTCGCCGCCAACCACCGCTGCGTTCACATTCAGGTTCCTGAAAATGTGGCGTATAGCATTGGTTGTCGTGGTTGTTCCTGCCCCTGACGAACCGGTAATGGCAATAATTGGATGTTTTACAGACATAGAAATTCGTTTGAGAAATGACGGGTACTAGTTATAAGCCCACTGACACCATTAATCAAGAGTTAGACTTAAGTAAGGGGTAGAGTGAGCAATTACCCAGCACATTTTAGGTATCTTTTTCACGGGTGTCGTTTTTATGATGATGTTGCAGTAAACGAATGATTAGTCGAGCTTCTTCTTCATCTAAATCAAGAAGTGCTCGCATTCTCTCTAGGTGATTAGCATCGTGTTCGCTGAATTTCCCATCTTCTAACACCGTGCGAACGGTCTCTTTAAAGCGGTCTCGTTTTAGCTGCATTTGGGCAGTAAAACTGGATGACAATATACCCGCTGGCAGGGCGTAAAAGCAGATCCCTAAAATGGTGATTAAACCGCCAAACATTTTGCCACCAGGCGTGATGGGAACAATATCACCGTAGCCAACAGTGGTCAGTGTTACCAAAGCCCACCATAGTGAAGCGGGTATACTACTAAAAGCGTCGGGCTGCGCGGTGTGTTCAATATAATAAATGCAGGTGGCTGCAATAACGGTAAACAACATGAGCACGCTGAGGGCGGCAATTAATGCATGAGACTCGTTTCTTATGACGGTGATAAGCGTTTGCATCGAGCGTGAGTAACGGCCAAGCTTTAAAATTCGAAGCACTCTGAATACCCGTAATATGCGTAAATCCAGGGTAACAAACATGCTTAGGTAGAAAGGTAATATGGCAAGCAAATCAATCAATGCCATGGGGCTTTTTAGATAGTACCAGCGCTTTTGCCAAGGGGTATTAAATTGAATGTCTTTTGATGACGTTAACGCCGAAGACGGCGCGGCGCTGCTGCTCCAAATACGAAGTACGTACTCAAGAGTAAAAAGCGCAACAGAAACCACTTCAATAATGTGTAGCTCTGTACTGTATTGTGAAGAGGTGCCCGGTACGGTAGATAGCATCATGGTGGCGATATTAATCACAATGACAGTCACTAGTATCACATCAAAGTACTTACTTGCGTTGTGATGTGATTGAGCATCTTTATAAGAAGCTAAAATATTGTAGCAAGTGGTCTGAAGTGACATAAATGCCTTTGCGTTACAGGTACAGTTTAATACTCTACCAAGAATCGGCAGGTAAGCAAAAATACGCAGCAATAAAATAAGGATTAATTATGAAGGCAAGTCATTGGCTGGCGGCAATAATATGTACAGCCGCAGCTACAACAGGTGCTAATGCAGATGAAGCACAGCATATTAAAGCTGCACCCACAATTGATGGGGTAGCGAACGAGGCACTTTGGGAAGGGGATGATTGGTATCCTATGAATGAAGTAATCATAGGTGATACTCCTGCTGCCAGCGATTTTACGGGCAAGTATAAGCTTCGCTGGAACGAAGATGCCTTGTACTTATTGGCCGAAATTCGAGACGATCATTTATCTGACACTTACGCATCGCCATTAGAGCGCTATTGGGATGATGACTGTTTAGAAATATTTATTGATGCTGATGGCTCCGGTGGCGATCACTTCAACAACTATAACGCCTTTGCATACCATTTAGCGTTAGACAACCAAGTGGCGGATATCGGCCCTAGCATGGCAGCGGAAAATAAGGGTGAAGCTGTGCCTCAGCTTTATAACGACCATGTTGATAGTGCGTGGCAACGCCAGTCAGATGCCCCGTATGTGGTGCACTGGGAAACCGCAATAAAAGTGTATGCTGATGATTATGTTCACGGTGAATCAAATACCCCGGTAACGCTGAAAAAGGGCATGAAGCTTGGCTTTATGTTGGCTTATTGTGACGCCGACGGCGGCGATAGAGAGCACTTCATGGGGTCGCACCCGATAACCCCAATAGACGGGGATAAAAACCAAGGATACAAAGATGCGTCTGTATTTGATGTGCTTGAGCTAAAGTAAACGCGAGTTAATACAAACAAAAACGCCGCCTAAGTATTAGCTTAGGCGGCGTTTGAATGTGCTTTTATTCAGCGCTTCTCTCAATAAGAAATCAATAAGAAATCTATTAGCGCTTAGTCGGCACTAGACTCACGGGCAATGGCACGGTAGCCAATGTCAGTTCTAAAATACGCGTCTTTAAACTGAATGGCATTTACCAGCTCATACGCTTTCTGCTGAGCTTCAGTCACGTTATTACCCATGGCAGTGGCGCACAATACGCGGCCACCGTTAGTCACCACTTTACCGTCTTCTAGTGACGTACCTGCATGAAAAACTTTGCCGTCTAATTCGGCTGCTTGCTCAAAGCCGGTAATTTCATCGCCTTTATCATAACTACCAGGGTAACCACCGGCTGCTAAAACAACACCAATGGCAGCACGTGAATCAAACTCAATCGTTTGGCTATCAAGCTCGCCCTTACAGGCCGCTTGGCACAAAGCGACGATGTCTGATTGTAAACGCAGCATAATAGGCTGGGTTTCTGGGTCGCCAAAGCGGCAGTTATATTCAATCACTTTGGGCGTACCATCGGCCATGATCATAAGCCCGGCGTACAAGAAGCCCATGTAAGGATTACCTTCTGACGCCATGCCTTCAACCGTTGGCATAATCACTTCTTTCATCACGCGATCGTGAATTTCTTGTGTTACCACTGGGGCAGGAGAGTATGCACCCATGCCGCCTGTATTAGGGCCTTTGTCGCCATTCGCAGCGCGTTTATGGTCTTGGCTGGTGGCAAAAGGAAGCACGCTTTTTCCGTCTACCATAACGATAAACGAGGCTTCTTCACCATCTAAGAATTCTTCTACTACAACACGGCTACCGGCTTCACCAAAAGCGTTACCTGCTAGCATGTCGCGAATAGCGTCTTCTGCTTCTTGTAGCGTCATCGCTACAATTACGCCTTTACCTGCTGCTAGGCCGTCGGCCTTAATCACAATAGGCGCGCCTTTTTCACGCACATAGGCGATGGCAGGGTCAATCTCAGTAAAGTTCTGATATTCAGCGGTAGGAATATTATGGCGAGCAAGAAAATCTTTAGTAAAGGCTTTAGACCCTTCAAGCTGCGCTGCAGCTTGAGTAGGGCCAAAGATCATTAAGCCTTCGTTAGTGAACGCATCTACCACACCTGCAACCAACGGCGCTTCTGGGCCAACAATGGTTAATTCAACATCGTTACCTTTAGCAAAAGACAGTAAACCAAGAATATCGTTTACATCAATTGCTACGTTTTCTAGTTTAGACTCTATTGCCGTTCCTGCATTACCAGGAGCAACAAACACAGTTGAAACATCAGAAGATTGCGCCGCTTTATAAGCTAGCGCATGCTCGCGGCCACCGCCGCCAATTACAAGTACGTTCATTAACTATTCCGTTTTAAGGTTTTGATTTTACGACTTTGTTTTTACAAACTAGGCTTTTTAAACTTAAGCGTCATACGATTACTCTCGCCAATGGCAAGGTACTTCTCGCGATCTTGATCTTTTAATCTTAGGCTAGGAGGAAGCGTCCATACACCGCGTGGATGGTCGGCTGTATCTTTAGAGTTCGCGTTAATATCGCTTGCTTCTTCAAGCTCAAAGCCTGCTTTTTCGGCAGCAGCAACAACGAAAGAGCGCTTCATGTAGCCACTTTTTTCCATTGCTGAATCGTCAGCAGATTCTGGCAATTCATGTTCAACCACACCTAGCACGCCACCAGGCTTAAGGGCTTTAAAGAAAGCACCAAATGCGTTATCGATACCTTCAGTACCTTGCCCCATGTACCAGTTATGAATATTACGGAAGGTAAGTACCACATCGGCACTGCCCGCTTCTGCAATATCAAGAGCTTTGGTTGGGTGGAAAGCGGTAACTTTCACGCCTTGATATGGTGCGCTGTCTTTTACTTTTTGATTGAATTTTTCTAGCGACTTACGGTAATAATCGTTGGTAGATTCATCAACGAAGAAGTGAGCAGCAATGTACTGACCTTCTTTTTGAACCAAAGGCGCAATAATGTCGGCATACCAGCCGCCACCTGGTGAAATTTCAACTACTGTCATGTCTGGCTTAACGCCAAAGAATCGTAATGTTTGCTGAGGATTACGGAATTCATCACGTACTTTGGCTTGTGCTGAGCGGTGTTCGCTCATGGCTGCATCTGATATAGCATCGGCGCTAGCATAGGTTGCTGACATGCCAAGCGTGGCTGCGAGTACTAATTTGGCTAACTTCTTCATTGTTATTTCCTTATTATCATCGAGGGTAAC encodes:
- a CDS encoding TonB-dependent siderophore receptor encodes the protein MKTFTHKTLYLTMLSLFASYSSATLAQEPPSDEDMETISITGVKDLNSLIPIESKSAFGLDKSLVETPRSVTDISSDLIEAYGLRSVDDLVRITPGAFTSSFFGIQGAMDIRGESADNYFRGFRRIANPGAFKTNIRGAKGLEVMRGPVSPLYGNGSVGGQLNYSPKSAKSDATKYFDEATGEIHLTLGTYDQKILAVEGGTPFMLGDKQAGVYIFAEAEDSGSYYDNYEPTNEIVQVALDVDLTDNTLMEFGFQYQTSDAIQVPGWNRVTQDLIDNGTYITGAPVAKNSDNPIGADRLLPQESGFISPFAPYFINSSFSGVGTFCSPGTADNSNYTYNAMLLSCPGVADGIENAYALSNPGTAQIDHKTTFIDDIDFADSTAFTAYLDFTTYLSDDMTWKNQFYYDYMDHTKFQSWGFTADYPGAEAMEFRSSLNFETFHDNATIQHITGISIRNEDLDYNHAYYDETFDFRDIIVGPTPDDRIDWAVDDPYEDATIIYDEDGNPTGIDGTVRRNYNEEQVSTMLNAGLFYIADITLESWSILLGARYDYFDVESEDQAISLLGIPFGDGEVHTDTESAFSYNVSMSYKMESGFVPYATYAESSSLSTNQLGGIIPSSVDNGEYLAESTLAELGIKYSSDDESLYAALAVFDQEKTDRIGQTSALVAVYSEGVEFEARAILNESFSLTATATHIETTEVSDGALAVINGADFAAQNGLEAYQVYGGRIAGDRSTFVGEGVELDRGGLPDNTVSLFLNYNKPLERGRVTASLGFGWADETYTDVMETILLPSYIVWTGSVGYVADNYRILLSVNNLFEEEYYTSADLFDSVVVKPSEGRTGSIMFSYSF
- a CDS encoding nucleobase:cation symporter-2 family protein, with amino-acid sequence MKPNTDVLFALDDIPTVNQSITAALQHILACFVGIITPSLIIGTALGLESEIPYLISMSLFVSGVATFIQAKTFGPVGCGLIAVQGTSFAFISALLIAGLSIKANGGSKEEILSTLLGVCFIGAFIEIIVSLFINKIKRVITPLTTGIVITTIGISLIKVGITDLAGGFGSTNFGSIENLALGLFVLVTIIALNVSSNPWVRLSGIMIGMILGTIVASILGWVSFSSLAEQPIVSIPVPFKYGINFNLDIFIPIALIYFLTALETSGDLTANSLFCGLPIKGPKYIKRIKGGILADGVNSAIAAIFNTFPNTTFGQNNAAIQLTGVASRHVGFYVAAMLVILGLFPIIGGALQLMPKPVLGGATLVMFATIAVGGIKILASEPIDRRKSLIIATSLGTGLGVLMVPDAIQGLPVAFKNVLSSSVTSAGFTAIIMSILIPENKVTKPENTDASLSPSVEKIKQQSK
- a CDS encoding phosphoribulokinase, producing the protein MSVKHPIIAITGSSGAGTTTTTNAIRHIFRNLNVNAAVVGGDSFHRFTRPEMEVEIRKAQEQGRHISYFGPKANDFELLETLFREYGSSGSGQFRQYLHTFDEAVPFNQMPGTFTPWQDLPQNTDLLFYEGLHGGVKTEENDVAKHVDLLVGMVPIVNLEWIQKIVRDTTDRGHSREAVMSSIVRGLDDYFQYITPQFSQTHVNFQRVPTVDTSNPFSAREIPTQDESFVVVRFRREMKHVDYPYLLQMIDGAFMSRINTLVVPGGKMGLAMELILTPLLEDILNRKRRAGHQMDWLNTQDE
- a CDS encoding ion transporter; translated protein: MSLQTTCYNILASYKDAQSHHNASKYFDVILVTVIVINIATMMLSTVPGTSSQYSTELHIIEVVSVALFTLEYVLRIWSSSAAPSSALTSSKDIQFNTPWQKRWYYLKSPMALIDLLAILPFYLSMFVTLDLRILRVFRVLRILKLGRYSRSMQTLITVIRNESHALIAALSVLMLFTVIAATCIYYIEHTAQPDAFSSIPASLWWALVTLTTVGYGDIVPITPGGKMFGGLITILGICFYALPAGILSSSFTAQMQLKRDRFKETVRTVLEDGKFSEHDANHLERMRALLDLDEEEARLIIRLLQHHHKNDTREKDT
- a CDS encoding sugar-binding protein, whose translation is MKASHWLAAIICTAAATTGANADEAQHIKAAPTIDGVANEALWEGDDWYPMNEVIIGDTPAASDFTGKYKLRWNEDALYLLAEIRDDHLSDTYASPLERYWDDDCLEIFIDADGSGGDHFNNYNAFAYHLALDNQVADIGPSMAAENKGEAVPQLYNDHVDSAWQRQSDAPYVVHWETAIKVYADDYVHGESNTPVTLKKGMKLGFMLAYCDADGGDREHFMGSHPITPIDGDKNQGYKDASVFDVLELK
- the purD gene encoding phosphoribosylamine--glycine ligase codes for the protein MNVLVIGGGGREHALAYKAAQSSDVSTVFVAPGNAGTAIESKLENVAIDVNDILGLLSFAKGNDVELTIVGPEAPLVAGVVDAFTNEGLMIFGPTQAAAQLEGSKAFTKDFLARHNIPTAEYQNFTEIDPAIAYVREKGAPIVIKADGLAAGKGVIVAMTLQEAEDAIRDMLAGNAFGEAGSRVVVEEFLDGEEASFIVMVDGKSVLPFATSQDHKRAANGDKGPNTGGMGAYSPAPVVTQEIHDRVMKEVIMPTVEGMASEGNPYMGFLYAGLMIMADGTPKVIEYNCRFGDPETQPIMLRLQSDIVALCQAACKGELDSQTIEFDSRAAIGVVLAAGGYPGSYDKGDEITGFEQAAELDGKVFHAGTSLEDGKVVTNGGRVLCATAMGNNVTEAQQKAYELVNAIQFKDAYFRTDIGYRAIARESSAD
- a CDS encoding methyltransferase produces the protein MKKLAKLVLAATLGMSATYASADAISDAAMSEHRSAQAKVRDEFRNPQQTLRFFGVKPDMTVVEISPGGGWYADIIAPLVQKEGQYIAAHFFVDESTNDYYRKSLEKFNQKVKDSAPYQGVKVTAFHPTKALDIAEAGSADVVLTFRNIHNWYMGQGTEGIDNAFGAFFKALKPGGVLGVVEHELPESADDSAMEKSGYMKRSFVVAAAEKAGFELEEASDINANSKDTADHPRGVWTLPPSLRLKDQDREKYLAIGESNRMTLKFKKPSL